The genomic interval CTATTGCAGATCGCGCAGCTAAATTATTATGGGAAAACAAGAATAACAGTGAAATTATTGAAGATCTGAAATTAATTAGTAAGAATCATAATTTAGATCCTAAGAAATATCCACGAGAATTAATAGAATACTTTCAAACTACAGAAATTGTTGAGGTCACAAATAAGGACCTTGAATATTTTAAATTGTCTGCGAATATTTTTAATAATTATGGCTATCGATTTTGCGGATTATTATTTTTTAAAGCATTGCCTACTGGTTATATGTGTCCAAAACCCGGACATGTTCTTGAAAGTACTAAATTGCTCGTAAATTTTGCAGCGCGTCGCGTTATGGAAACCGCACAGTTTGTATTTATGGTAAATACAGACGACTGGTATAAACCTGGAAATCCAGGATTAGAAGCCATTCAAAAAGTGCGTTTAATGCATGCTGGAATGCGCATTGCACTTTTAAATGACAAAAGACCTGGCAAAGATTGGAAAATGATAAGAGGCATTCCTATAAATCAAGAAGATGTAGCTCTTACGAATCATTTATTTTCATTAGCAATGATAGATGGCTTAGACCAAATGGGTATCCATTTAACGCAAGCCGAACGAGAAGCGGTTTTTCATACCTGGCAAAAAATTGGACAAGCTATGGGTATCTGTAAAGAACTTATGGTCACAGATTTTAAAGATGGAATGGAGCAGTATAAGAAAATATTTCATCGTCAATCTGATGTTATAAATCACGACGGACCAAAACTTACAAATGCTTTATTGGAAAGTATGAAAGACCTATTGAAAAATAAAATTTCTTTACATAGTCTTGAAGATTTGACCAATTACTTTTTAGATGATCCTAGAACATGGAAATCTTTAGGTTTACACAAGCCTTCCATTTGGGACAACATTTTTGATAAAGTTGTACATTTTCTTACCTCACTTAAAATTTGGCAAAAACTATTTAATCATGATAACTCTGTAATTAAAGGGGGCTTTTTTACAAGATTTATCAATTATATTCTATCCAAAAGATTTAATCTTGAGGAGCATCTTAGTAAATACCCAAAGGTTAGTTTATTAGAGTCCGTTACTAAAATTATATTGGCCGAATTATCCAAAAGGGATTTACAAACCTTCAATGATTCTAGTACATTAGACCATCAAAAACAATTTTTTCTGAGTTCTACTTTATATAATGAGTGGGATCTCGGTAGTTTTGAATTGGATGTTCCTGTCGAAGAAATAGAGAAGAAATAGGTAGTTTGGCTTTTAAATGATATGTTTAGCAAGTAAATTTATTCCATCAAATAAATAACATCAGATGTCATTCAGAAAATTAAAATTATTTCTGATCACAAAATTAAAAAGTGATTTACCAGCCAATCTTACCTATCATGGCTTGCATCACACATTGGAAGTTTTGGCTGTCTGTAATCAATATATTAAAAGATTAAATATTAATAAACAGGATGCTCGTTTATTGAGAACTGCTGCATTGATTCACGATATCGGTATTATCTGGCAATATTTTGGGCATGAAGAAGCGGCTGTAGAATACGCCTATGAAATTCTTCCAAATTTTGATTATAGCATGGATGAAATTAAAATCATAGATGGTATTATCATGGCCACGAAGATACCCCAACAACCAAAAACGATCCTGGAAATGATTTTATGTGATGCTGACCTGGATTATCTTGGCACAAATAAATTTTTTAGTACCGGGGATACCCTTTATAAAGAATTTTTGGCATATAATGTGGTACAAGACGAAGTTGGTTGGAACCAATTGCAAATTAAATTTTTAAGCAATCATAGCTACCATACCGAGTTTGCTATAAAAAACCGGGAGCCAAAAAAGAAAAAATATTTGAAAGAACTCATGCTGAAATGGAATTAATAAAAAGTGTGTGGAGCTTATGTATGCATTTTTGGGTTGTACTTATTTTCCAAAAACATTTGAAAATATTTTCTTTGGACCCTGAATTATATAACGCTTGTTTGAATCATTACGCTCGTAATAATTTTTAAATTTTCATTTAAACCATTATTAATTTTATTTAAGAAAAAAAAAAGAGCCGAACAGTTTATGGTTCGGCTCAAATTTTATAAGCGTAATAATGGTATGTCAAAAACCGATTAAAGCTTTACTAATTTATAGGTATATTGTTTGTTGTTTACAAGAATAGTTGCAGAATATACACCCGTATTCATTAATGTAATTTTATGCTTATTTTTTCCAGTTGACAAATCAAGTCGACCAGAATGATAAACTGTTTTACCTTGTGTATTGGAGATAATAATTTCAACATTGGAATTTTCAATTAGATCTATTTGAATCGTAGTATACAAATCGAAGGGATTTGGATAGATTGAAATATTTGATTTTTCTAAATTGACTTTAGAACTTGAAACCGGAATTCCCAAATTATCCTTTCTTGCTATAACAAGTGCAGTACTTTTATTAAAACGAATATCTATACCAGAGGCATCTTTTAATACTACTGAATTTGCAGAAGAAGGTTCTTGTATTGAAATAAACATGTATTTATAATCTGGTGAAAAAGTCATACCCGTAGGTTCTGATCCAATAGGTGTTTGCATAAATATTTCCACTTTAGGATTAGCCTGCGTATGGTCTGGTCTAATTACCCAAACAAAATTAGAACCTCCATCTTGTAATACCCAAAGATTACCTCTATCATCAAAAGTAAGATTATCATTTCCTTGACCCCATTCTTCAGATACTACATTCTCATTTGAAGTTATCCGGTAAGAATTACCACCTACAAATGTTTCAAAGCCTTTTACTGTAGTTCCTTCATCAAGGAATCGGTAAACTCTACCAAAACCTTTTACTGCAAAATAGAGCATTCCATTAATAGGATTAATTTCTACATCCTCCACACCTGCAAATGCTGTAGCACCATTTTGTTTGGCCCATAATTTTACATCATTGCGTTCTTGTTTTGTAGAATTTGGAACTTCTAACCAAACACCTTTAGAATCTGTTGCTTCTCCATTTTGAATAGTACCATCTAATTTTAAAACATATAATTTACCTTTTGACAAATTAGTTTCCTGATCTGCAACAAATTTATAAACATTTCCATCCGGAGCATCTTCTCCTTGATATAAGGTTTTACGATCATTTTTTATAACAACATTCTCATGGCTCATACATCCTAAAGCCCATAATTTTTCTTGTCCGTTTCCATAATCTTTTACCAATCTTGTTTTAGGATCGATCTCAACATTCCAACCCAAATCTCTGTAACCATCATTATTTGCATCCAGCGGAAAATCTGTTTCTTCACAGGTAATAATCGTGTTCCAGGGTGTTACCGTGCCAGAACAATTTGCTGCAGTCATTACAACCGGCGAAAAGTCAACGGCATCAGATGCCGTGATTTGCCAAAGCTTTGTAGTAGGATTAAATTGTAGATCAAAAATTGAAACACCTCCTGGTTCTGTTTCATGATTAATCGATAAGTGACCATTCGTACTGCTTCCATTAATGGGAACAAATCCTGTAAAATCAAAATTTGTAGAAACCTTTCCATTGCTTCCAACATATGGATCATTTGCAGAAACGATGCTCTGAAATGTATGTGTTGAAGGGATTTCAATCGATTGATTCTGATTTCTAGGTAATAAACTCGTGAAACAGGCTATGTGTTGATCATTATTACCTATACAACCAAGATCTGTTGGATTACTTTGAAATTTTTGATTTAGTATTTGAAGATCAAATGACAAGTCAGAACTAAAACCTTCCCATTGATGAATTTCAGCAGCTATTATATTATTACCCTGGACAAAATATGATTTTGGAATATCCAGAACATAATAATAAAGCTCTTCATTACCTACAATTCGTTTAATTGCTTTCGTAGATGAATCCACTGCCGTTCCAGGCATATTTGATCTAAATGCTTCGACGCCGTTTATATATAATACGATACCATCATCGGCTCTTACATTAAATTCGATTTGATTTGTTAGTGAATTTGAATCTGCAATAGAAATCTTTTTTCTAAAATACGCTGTCAATATCTTATTATTATTATCTACACCAAAATTAATTTTTGTAGCAATAAAAGGATCTCCATAACCTAAAGGTGCTGAACCTGAATTCCAATTTTTATCTTGAAAACTTAAAGTATTCCAATCCTTTGGTGGTGCTTCCGCACGATCCCAATAATACCAATCCGCTTTGCGATTTAATGGGTAGGCGGTTATTGGCAGTTCAGGTTTTTCAGATTGTAAATATTCAATCACCAGTTTAACTGCATCTGCTGGTGAACCGTCATGTGATTCAGCTTCTCTTAAGCCGGAACCTTTTATAAATAATGAAATCGGATTCCCTGGATTCCAGTTTGCCTGTGCTAAAATATTATTTAATAACAATGTAATATCTGCACTTTGTTGATCCGTCGATTTTTGACCTATCGCTGTCCAACTTCCAACCGGAATATTCCAAATAATGGAATCATTGAAAACCGGTCTTTTCGTCAGATTAAACGGATCATTTGAATTATAAGACAAAGGATTTTCAGATTTTTCAGCCCAAATAGTCAAATTACATGGATCCGTATTTTTATTAGTATTATCAACCGTGAATTGCAAATACGCTTTATGAATAATTGCTTCTTTTGGAATATTGACATTTGTAAATCGCATCCCAATATATAAAGGATCAATATTATCCTTTGTTTCCATACCCAGCTCTAGATCAGAACTTCCAGCATCCATAGAACCTACCACCTTAGTTTGGTTTGCTCCCGGTAAATATTCTTCAAGATCATCTTCTGGAGTAGTTATAGAAAAGATTGATTTGGCAATCGGTATATATTCAATAATTAATTGCGGAGCATCGGCAGGAGATCCATCGTAAGATTCAGCTTCTTTAAGTCCGGTACCTTTTATAAATAAGGCCAATGCATTCCCAGAATTCCAATTAGTCTGATTTACGAGTTTTTGAACAAGGGAAGAAATATCAGTACTTTTTTGGTCTACAGATTTTTGACCAATAACAGTCCAGGAACCTGTTGGGATATTCCAGGATACAGAATCTGAAAATACAGGACGTTTTGTTAAATTAAAAGGATCGCTAGCATTAAATGCATTTGCATTTTCTGATTGTTCAGCATAAATATGAAGATTCGTTGGATCTGTATTTTTATTCGTATTGTCGACTGTAAACTGAATATAAGCAGATTTTATTAATGCGTCTTTAGGAATTAAAATATTCGTAAATCGCATGCCAACATATTGTGGATCTACATTATTGATCGTTTCCATTCCAAGTTCCAAATCTGAACTACCAACATCCATGGCACCAGGTACTTTCGTTTGATTAGGCGCTGGCAAATATTCTTCTAAATCATCTTCCGGCGTTTGAATTCTTTGAGTAAAATTTAATGCCGGGATAAATTCTATAATTAAAAGTGGTGCATCTGCCGGTGAACCATCAAAGGATTCAGCTTCTCTCAAGCCACTTCCTTTAATGAATAAAGACAAGGCATTTCCTCCATTCCAACTTTCCTGATCAACGATTCTTTGAATTAAAATGGATACATCTGTACTTTGTTGATCTAACGATTTTTGACCAATCGTTGTCCAGCTACCAACCGGAATATTCCACTCAACAGAATCATTGAAGAAATTTCTTTTTGATAAATTAAATGGTTGACTGCCGTCGAAAGAAATTGAATTTGAAGTAGACTCTGCATAAATAAATAAATTACATGGATCTGTATTTTTATTAGTGTTATCTACTGTAAATTGTAAGTAAGCTTTGGATATTAAAGAACCTTTAGGAATTGCTATATTTGTAAACCGCAAACCAATTAACATCGGATCTACATTATCTTTTGTTTCCATTCCAAGTTCAAGATCTGAACTACCAATATCCATGGATCCAAGAATTTTTGTTTGATTTGCTCCAGGAATGTATTCTTCAAGATCATCCTCTGGTGTAGAAATTCTGACAGACAAGGTTTGTTGTGAAAAGGAATCCTGTAGTTTTAATAATAGCAATGCAAAAATTAGTAAATTTAATTTCATAATTTAATTTTTGCTCAAACATAGATCATTAAACTGCCTCGCAAGTTAAATTAATATTATACTTGTTTTATGTTATCATATCCTAATTGTAAATTAATAATTTATAAATCATTAATTTAAAAATAATAATTCAACAAGTTTTTATTTATAAATTGCAAAGTATATTTTTTTAACTCAAACCTGGCTATTGAAATTATAGTATGATAATTCATAATTTAAACTAAAAAATGAAGCATTATAAATCATACATAAAATTTACCGGAAATCTTATCCATTGGCTTACAATTCAAGCATTTCGGATTAAAGAACTACTTTTGTAGCTCAAATTAATGGATCCTATTTATTTAAACCTTAAATTTATAAAATCCCAACATCCATGGAGTTAAACAACAGTAAAATATTGGTAATAGGAGGTGCAGGATTTATAGGCAGCTTTGTAGTAGAAGAATTGCTTAAGCATGCAGTTTCTGAAGTAGTAATATATGACAACTTTACAAGAGGGAAAAAAGAATATTTAGAACAGGTTTTAAAAGATCCCAGGTGTAGCATTTTCCCATTTGGAGGCGACATTCGGGATCTGGACATCCTCGATGCAGCCATGAAAGACAAAGACTATGTAATTAGTTTAGCAGCAATGTGGTTATTGCATTGCAAAGATTATCCCAGGACTGCTTTTGAAGTGAATATCACCGGTACGTTTAATATTCTCGAGGCCTGTGTACGCAATAAAATTAAAAAATTAGTCTGGTCTTCTTCTGCATCCGTTTATGGAGATGCCGTTGAGATTCCAATGACAGAATCGCATCCTTATAATAACAAAAACTTTTATGGGGCTACTAAAATTGCCGGAGAAGCAATGTGCACGGCCTATAATGATCGATATGGATTGCAAGTAATTGGATTGAGATATATGAATGTTTATGGTCCTCATCAAGATCAAACAGCGGCCTATACTGGTGTCATTCCAATCATGCTAAATAAGATTGATGCAAACGAGCAACCTATTATTAATGGAGATGGTTCTCAAGCCTATGATTTTATCTATGTAGAAGATGTAGCCAGGGCGAATTTATGTGCAATTACTTCAAATGTGGAGTTTGGATTTTATAATGTTGGGACTG from Saprospiraceae bacterium carries:
- a CDS encoding DUF2236 domain-containing protein, yielding MTETKWTDAFLDEMRLTGDPIADRAAKLLWENKNNSEIIEDLKLISKNHNLDPKKYPRELIEYFQTTEIVEVTNKDLEYFKLSANIFNNYGYRFCGLLFFKALPTGYMCPKPGHVLESTKLLVNFAARRVMETAQFVFMVNTDDWYKPGNPGLEAIQKVRLMHAGMRIALLNDKRPGKDWKMIRGIPINQEDVALTNHLFSLAMIDGLDQMGIHLTQAEREAVFHTWQKIGQAMGICKELMVTDFKDGMEQYKKIFHRQSDVINHDGPKLTNALLESMKDLLKNKISLHSLEDLTNYFLDDPRTWKSLGLHKPSIWDNIFDKVVHFLTSLKIWQKLFNHDNSVIKGGFFTRFINYILSKRFNLEEHLSKYPKVSLLESVTKIILAELSKRDLQTFNDSSTLDHQKQFFLSSTLYNEWDLGSFELDVPVEEIEKK
- a CDS encoding HD domain-containing protein, producing MSFRKLKLFLITKLKSDLPANLTYHGLHHTLEVLAVCNQYIKRLNINKQDARLLRTAALIHDIGIIWQYFGHEEAAVEYAYEILPNFDYSMDEIKIIDGIIMATKIPQQPKTILEMILCDADLDYLGTNKFFSTGDTLYKEFLAYNVVQDEVGWNQLQIKFLSNHSYHTEFAIKNREPKKKKYLKELMLKWN
- a CDS encoding DUF839 domain-containing protein, with the translated sequence MKLNLLIFALLLLKLQDSFSQQTLSVRISTPEDDLEEYIPGANQTKILGSMDIGSSDLELGMETKDNVDPMLIGLRFTNIAIPKGSLISKAYLQFTVDNTNKNTDPCNLFIYAESTSNSISFDGSQPFNLSKRNFFNDSVEWNIPVGSWTTIGQKSLDQQSTDVSILIQRIVDQESWNGGNALSLFIKGSGLREAESFDGSPADAPLLIIEFIPALNFTQRIQTPEDDLEEYLPAPNQTKVPGAMDVGSSDLELGMETINNVDPQYVGMRFTNILIPKDALIKSAYIQFTVDNTNKNTDPTNLHIYAEQSENANAFNASDPFNLTKRPVFSDSVSWNIPTGSWTVIGQKSVDQKSTDISSLVQKLVNQTNWNSGNALALFIKGTGLKEAESYDGSPADAPQLIIEYIPIAKSIFSITTPEDDLEEYLPGANQTKVVGSMDAGSSDLELGMETKDNIDPLYIGMRFTNVNIPKEAIIHKAYLQFTVDNTNKNTDPCNLTIWAEKSENPLSYNSNDPFNLTKRPVFNDSIIWNIPVGSWTAIGQKSTDQQSADITLLLNNILAQANWNPGNPISLFIKGSGLREAESHDGSPADAVKLVIEYLQSEKPELPITAYPLNRKADWYYWDRAEAPPKDWNTLSFQDKNWNSGSAPLGYGDPFIATKINFGVDNNNKILTAYFRKKISIADSNSLTNQIEFNVRADDGIVLYINGVEAFRSNMPGTAVDSSTKAIKRIVGNEELYYYVLDIPKSYFVQGNNIIAAEIHQWEGFSSDLSFDLQILNQKFQSNPTDLGCIGNNDQHIACFTSLLPRNQNQSIEIPSTHTFQSIVSANDPYVGSNGKVSTNFDFTGFVPINGSSTNGHLSINHETEPGGVSIFDLQFNPTTKLWQITASDAVDFSPVVMTAANCSGTVTPWNTIITCEETDFPLDANNDGYRDLGWNVEIDPKTRLVKDYGNGQEKLWALGCMSHENVVIKNDRKTLYQGEDAPDGNVYKFVADQETNLSKGKLYVLKLDGTIQNGEATDSKGVWLEVPNSTKQERNDVKLWAKQNGATAFAGVEDVEINPINGMLYFAVKGFGRVYRFLDEGTTVKGFETFVGGNSYRITSNENVVSEEWGQGNDNLTFDDRGNLWVLQDGGSNFVWVIRPDHTQANPKVEIFMQTPIGSEPTGMTFSPDYKYMFISIQEPSSANSVVLKDASGIDIRFNKSTALVIARKDNLGIPVSSSKVNLEKSNISIYPNPFDLYTTIQIDLIENSNVEIIISNTQGKTVYHSGRLDLSTGKNKHKITLMNTGVYSATILVNNKQYTYKLVKL
- a CDS encoding NAD-dependent epimerase/dehydratase family protein; the protein is MELNNSKILVIGGAGFIGSFVVEELLKHAVSEVVIYDNFTRGKKEYLEQVLKDPRCSIFPFGGDIRDLDILDAAMKDKDYVISLAAMWLLHCKDYPRTAFEVNITGTFNILEACVRNKIKKLVWSSSASVYGDAVEIPMTESHPYNNKNFYGATKIAGEAMCTAYNDRYGLQVIGLRYMNVYGPHQDQTAAYTGVIPIMLNKIDANEQPIINGDGSQAYDFIYVEDVARANLCAITSNVEFGFYNVGTEVQTSIRVLCDTILQLKNSNLTVQYKPYSADDARALVQNRIGSRAKAEQELGFLFKYSLEEGLLKLIAWRESGVS